The Haloplanus sp. CK5-1 genome contains a region encoding:
- a CDS encoding metallophosphoesterase family protein, whose product MARYVISDHHFGHDNIIGYCDRPFGSAGEMDTALLDRHYETVGADDLLIHLGDVAMDMQDGRETIEYFERLDGDVLVRGNHDVGLDAAAAPFPVLDSCILSHGDYQFYCTHRPEDVPETWDGWVLHGHIHNNDTETYPFVAYDERRVNVSSELLGFRPLTLETVTSVLDACPPGSRLRDVEVARERLATES is encoded by the coding sequence ATGGCCCGGTACGTCATCTCCGATCACCACTTCGGCCACGACAACATCATCGGGTACTGTGATCGGCCGTTCGGCAGCGCCGGCGAGATGGACACGGCGCTCTTGGACCGCCACTACGAGACGGTCGGGGCCGACGACCTGCTGATCCACCTCGGCGACGTGGCGATGGACATGCAGGACGGCCGGGAGACGATCGAGTACTTCGAGCGACTCGACGGCGACGTCCTCGTCCGGGGCAACCACGACGTCGGCCTCGACGCTGCGGCGGCCCCGTTTCCCGTGCTCGACTCCTGTATCCTCTCACACGGCGACTACCAGTTCTACTGCACCCACCGCCCCGAAGACGTCCCCGAGACGTGGGACGGGTGGGTCCTCCACGGTCACATCCACAACAACGACACCGAGACGTACCCCTTCGTGGCGTACGACGAGCGCCGGGTGAACGTGAGCAGCGAACTGCTGGGGTTCCGGCCGCTCACGCTCGAGACGGTGACGAGCGTGCTGGACGCGTGTCCACCGGGGAGTCGCCTCCGGGACGTCGAGGTGGCGCGGGAGCGACTCGCGACGGAGTCGTAG
- a CDS encoding DUF7333 family protein, with translation MEFTLPVALGVLLVIVAVGVGGLAASGVMAVGTIMMMVAPSMLVFGLVAFGIGVKHGEFRATA, from the coding sequence ATGGAGTTCACTCTGCCAGTCGCTCTCGGAGTACTGCTCGTGATCGTCGCCGTCGGCGTCGGCGGCCTCGCCGCAAGCGGCGTGATGGCCGTCGGGACGATCATGATGATGGTCGCGCCCTCGATGCTCGTCTTCGGCCTGGTCGCGTTCGGCATCGGCGTCAAACACGGCGAGTTCCGCGCGACGGCCTGA
- a CDS encoding DUF7261 family protein: MTRRRGQLVLLAAAVVVTALVPMLLAYAQLGYAGDAASTPDARTTLTDAERSLERSVGDATTALSNRTDGGRHALLADLVVDRLAPARERIESSGTDRGHAVAVVRNTTAATRWAERACPRGEAREFGDCVVTDGVVTQTRADTTALVAVAVDVRVRGPDGTAETTLVIRGVRGTVGVSARSTPE, encoded by the coding sequence ATGACGCGCCGACGGGGACAACTCGTTCTCCTGGCTGCCGCCGTCGTCGTCACCGCCCTGGTGCCGATGTTGCTGGCGTACGCCCAACTCGGCTACGCCGGCGACGCGGCCTCCACGCCCGACGCGCGGACGACGCTCACCGACGCCGAGCGATCCCTCGAACGGTCGGTCGGCGACGCGACGACGGCGCTCTCCAACCGGACCGACGGCGGCAGACACGCGTTGCTCGCCGATCTGGTCGTCGACCGCCTCGCCCCCGCACGGGAACGGATCGAGTCGTCCGGCACGGACCGCGGCCACGCCGTCGCCGTCGTCCGCAACACTACCGCCGCGACGCGGTGGGCCGAGCGAGCGTGTCCCCGCGGCGAGGCCCGCGAGTTCGGCGACTGTGTCGTCACCGACGGCGTCGTCACGCAGACGCGGGCCGACACGACCGCCCTCGTCGCCGTCGCCGTCGACGTGCGCGTCCGCGGCCCCGACGGGACCGCCGAGACGACGCTCGTGATCCGGGGCGTCCGGGGCACGGTCGGGGTCAGTGCGCGGTCGACGCCGGAGTGA